From Phaeocystidibacter marisrubri, the proteins below share one genomic window:
- a CDS encoding autotransporter domain-containing protein: MTAQRADHRIAVGAEYEFVPTNQILSFEDSDAGNAFDEEYSLNRVSAHFYYSKGKSPWLFMASLGYSFGRTNVSRTYQSPVGFSELKGVQSSTTFDVQIGAGYDIALSRFHFTPKLAMRYYAYAENAFDGELDERGQTSPASSSITSSSNLAMVVGSRFAVDFLQKYRKPVASVFVEPGYLMGLNDYGKDGAGHSWYASAGLLFHL; this comes from the coding sequence ATGACTGCTCAACGAGCGGATCATCGAATTGCTGTGGGTGCGGAATATGAGTTTGTTCCCACAAATCAAATCTTAAGTTTTGAAGATTCTGATGCTGGAAATGCTTTTGATGAAGAGTATTCCCTGAATCGAGTATCTGCCCATTTTTATTACTCCAAGGGAAAGAGTCCATGGTTATTTATGGCCTCTCTCGGATATAGTTTTGGACGTACCAATGTGAGCCGAACTTATCAGAGTCCAGTTGGATTTTCAGAGCTGAAAGGTGTTCAGTCATCAACTACATTTGATGTACAGATTGGCGCGGGATACGACATAGCTTTGAGTCGATTCCATTTCACACCGAAGTTAGCTATGCGATACTATGCCTATGCGGAAAACGCTTTCGATGGAGAGTTGGATGAGCGTGGGCAAACCAGTCCAGCTTCTAGCTCAATTACCAGTTCAAGTAATTTGGCTATGGTGGTGGGGAGTAGATTTGCAGTTGATTTTTTGCAGAAGTATCGCAAACCCGTAGCCTCTGTATTTGTGGAACCCGGTTACTTGATGGGGCTTAACGACTATGGGAAGGATGGAGCAGGGCATTCTTGGTATGCAAGTGCTGGCCTCCTTTTTCATCTTTGA
- a CDS encoding cysteine desulfurase family protein, whose amino-acid sequence MQKIYLDNAATTPLAPEVKQAMIEAMDSFGNPSSTHSFGRQSRILVERSRKLIAKELHCEPGEVFFTSGGTEADNLAILSSVRDLGVKRIISLPTEHHAVLHTIEHARDQYGIEVILLAVDERGDFSFEELESHLSSASVPTLVSIMQGNNEIGNTFDMMRIGTLCREHRALYHSDTVQYIGHFPLDLSTLPVDFITCSAHKFNGPKGTGFLYARGGVKIHPQIFGGGQERNMRSGTENIIGIAGLGAAFQLVTSDWGEEKSRLNMLKQKLIAGIRAVRPDVLINGKSDSPEESLYTVTSIGLPMEKGAKSMTLFQFDMKGIAISGGSACNSGAQNGSHVIEALRPDLPTDNLRISMGRYTVESDVDAFLQVFEEVMG is encoded by the coding sequence ATGCAAAAGATTTATCTCGATAATGCCGCAACAACACCTCTTGCTCCAGAAGTAAAACAGGCGATGATTGAGGCGATGGATTCTTTTGGAAATCCATCCTCTACCCATTCTTTTGGTCGGCAATCGCGCATCCTAGTGGAGCGATCCAGGAAGTTGATTGCCAAGGAGCTCCATTGTGAGCCCGGTGAAGTTTTCTTCACCAGTGGTGGCACAGAAGCTGATAATTTGGCCATCCTTTCGTCTGTTCGTGATTTAGGCGTAAAGCGAATTATTTCCTTGCCAACGGAACATCATGCGGTTCTTCATACCATTGAACACGCTCGTGATCAGTATGGTATAGAAGTGATCTTGCTCGCGGTAGATGAGCGAGGTGATTTCAGTTTCGAAGAGCTAGAGTCGCACTTGAGTTCAGCCAGTGTTCCAACTCTTGTTTCCATCATGCAAGGGAACAATGAGATTGGAAATACCTTTGATATGATGCGGATTGGCACCTTGTGCAGAGAGCACAGAGCATTGTATCACAGCGATACGGTTCAGTATATCGGTCATTTTCCACTTGACCTATCCACTCTTCCTGTTGATTTTATTACATGTTCAGCCCACAAGTTTAATGGTCCCAAAGGCACAGGGTTTCTATACGCCAGAGGGGGAGTGAAAATTCACCCTCAGATATTTGGAGGTGGACAAGAACGCAATATGCGCAGCGGTACAGAGAACATCATTGGAATAGCCGGACTCGGTGCCGCTTTTCAATTGGTCACTTCAGATTGGGGAGAGGAGAAAAGCCGACTCAATATGCTGAAGCAAAAGTTGATTGCGGGAATACGTGCAGTTCGCCCCGATGTGCTGATCAATGGAAAGAGCGACTCTCCCGAGGAGAGCTTGTATACTGTCACTAGCATCGGTCTTCCCATGGAGAAGGGAGCAAAGAGTATGACCCTCTTCCAATTTGATATGAAGGGGATTGCGATTAGTGGCGGCAGCGCCTGCAATTCGGGCGCTCAGAACGGATCTCATGTCATCGAGGCGCTTCGTCCAGATCTTCCAACCGACAATCTCCGTATTTCCATGGGACGTTATACCGTGGAGAGCGATGTAGATGCATTCTTGCAAGTATTTGAGGAAGTGATGGGGTGA
- a CDS encoding aminotransferase class V-fold PLP-dependent enzyme encodes MTTSTLEKHFAKFRENTLGSELSIEGPHGSKPLIYADWIASGRMYGPIEDKMREMGAFVANTHTETSYTGSSMTLAYAKARQIIKNHVNASKDDVLLCVGTGMTGAVLKFQRILGLKPGEKFMNRIELTEDEKPVVFLTHMEHHSNQVSWLETIADVVVVPCTNEGLICMDSWKKTLEDYAHRSWKIASITGASNVTGIETPYHEIAKLMHRHNGWCFVDFACSAPYVEMDMHPEDPEARLDAIFFSPHKFLGGPGSAGIVVFHNSLYKNKQPDHPGGGTVTYTNPWGEHLYIEDIEAREDGGTPGFLQTIRAALAVELKEQMGIENMMTREHEIIEYAMNRLGKHPRIQLLAGQHIERLGAVSLVIEGMHYNLAVRLLNDHFGVQTRGGCSCAGTYGHYLLNVDMETSHSIKEEILSGDISHRPGWVRVSFHPSMTNQDVEYICTAIEEVADKGDEWAKEYEYHPAHNEYVHKSYEYDVNDRVNQWFNL; translated from the coding sequence ATGACTACTTCTACACTTGAGAAACACTTCGCGAAATTTCGTGAGAATACTCTTGGTAGTGAATTGAGTATTGAAGGTCCACACGGTTCAAAACCGCTTATTTATGCGGATTGGATTGCCAGTGGGCGTATGTACGGTCCCATTGAAGATAAGATGCGAGAGATGGGAGCTTTTGTAGCGAATACCCATACCGAGACTTCCTACACTGGGTCGTCCATGACCTTGGCGTATGCCAAAGCCCGTCAGATTATCAAGAATCACGTGAACGCAAGTAAGGATGATGTTCTTCTTTGTGTGGGCACGGGAATGACGGGAGCCGTTCTCAAATTCCAACGCATTTTAGGTTTGAAGCCAGGCGAGAAGTTCATGAACAGAATTGAACTGACCGAAGATGAGAAGCCTGTGGTTTTCTTGACGCACATGGAACACCATAGCAACCAAGTCTCTTGGTTGGAAACCATTGCTGATGTAGTGGTTGTTCCGTGTACCAATGAAGGGTTGATTTGCATGGATTCGTGGAAGAAGACCCTGGAGGATTACGCGCATCGCTCTTGGAAGATTGCGAGCATCACAGGGGCTTCTAACGTAACGGGGATTGAGACTCCGTATCACGAAATCGCAAAGTTGATGCACCGTCACAATGGATGGTGTTTTGTTGATTTTGCCTGTAGTGCTCCGTACGTTGAGATGGATATGCATCCAGAAGATCCAGAAGCAAGGTTGGATGCGATCTTCTTTTCTCCCCATAAATTCCTGGGCGGTCCAGGCTCGGCTGGTATTGTGGTTTTTCACAACAGTTTGTACAAAAACAAGCAGCCCGATCATCCAGGTGGAGGTACAGTGACTTACACCAATCCATGGGGTGAACACTTGTATATTGAAGATATTGAAGCGCGAGAAGATGGAGGAACTCCAGGTTTCCTTCAAACGATTCGCGCAGCTCTTGCCGTGGAATTGAAGGAGCAGATGGGCATTGAGAATATGATGACTCGCGAGCATGAAATCATTGAATATGCAATGAACCGCTTGGGCAAGCATCCACGTATTCAATTGTTGGCAGGTCAGCATATTGAGCGATTAGGTGCCGTTTCTCTCGTGATTGAGGGCATGCATTACAATCTCGCAGTTCGACTGTTAAATGATCACTTCGGCGTTCAAACGCGTGGAGGTTGCTCCTGTGCAGGAACCTATGGTCATTATTTGTTGAATGTGGACATGGAAACGAGTCATTCAATTAAAGAAGAAATTCTCAGTGGTGACATCAGTCATCGTCCGGGTTGGGTTCGCGTGAGTTTTCATCCGAGCATGACCAATCAAGATGTGGAATACATCTGCACAGCCATTGAAGAAGTAGCGGATAAAGGAGATGAATGGGCAAAGGAATACGAATACCATCCTGCTCATAATGAATACGTTCATAAATCTTATGAGTACGATGTGAACGATAGAGTGAACCAATGGTTTAATCTCTAA
- the glmM gene encoding phosphoglucosamine mutase translates to MTLIKSISGIRGTIGGAPGDALTPLDAVAFAGAYGTWLRNRRGAGRLKVVIGRDARPSGAMVSNLVSSTLLGLGIDVVDLGLSTTPTVEVMVPEFGADGGIILTASHNPINWNALKLLNEKGEFVNAEDGAEILRIAEAGEMNFAAVEELGTLTTYEHAIADHINQILALEDVDVEAITAANFTVAIDAVNSTGGLSIPPLLKALGVKNTIELYCEPTGIFPHNPEPLEKHLGDIMAKVKETKADVGLVVDPDVDRLALICEDGSMFGEEYTLVAVADYLLGRRSGAAVSNLSSSRALRDIAEKHGGSYSASAVGEVNVVTEMKAVNAVIGGEGNGGIIYPELHYGRDSLVGIALFLTHLAKTGMKTSELRASYPDYFMAKEKIELTPDLDVDAILAQAAESYSNEDVSTIDGVKINFEKSWVHLRKSNTEPIIRVYTEAPSLEEASALAQRFINELSTFAS, encoded by the coding sequence ATGACACTCATCAAATCAATTTCTGGAATTAGAGGAACAATTGGCGGAGCTCCCGGTGATGCACTCACACCCTTAGATGCCGTTGCATTTGCAGGCGCTTATGGGACGTGGTTGCGCAACCGGAGAGGGGCAGGTCGACTAAAAGTGGTGATCGGTAGAGACGCTCGTCCTAGCGGTGCCATGGTTTCCAATTTAGTGAGTTCCACTTTACTCGGGTTGGGAATTGATGTGGTAGATTTAGGATTATCGACCACTCCAACCGTTGAGGTAATGGTTCCAGAATTTGGTGCAGATGGAGGTATCATCCTAACCGCTTCTCACAATCCCATCAATTGGAATGCGCTCAAACTGCTCAATGAAAAGGGAGAGTTTGTGAATGCAGAAGATGGCGCAGAAATTCTTCGCATTGCAGAGGCTGGTGAAATGAACTTTGCGGCTGTTGAAGAATTGGGAACCCTCACTACCTATGAGCATGCGATTGCCGATCACATCAATCAGATTCTAGCTTTAGAAGATGTAGATGTTGAAGCGATTACCGCGGCCAACTTTACCGTGGCTATTGACGCTGTGAACAGTACAGGAGGACTCTCTATTCCTCCTTTGTTGAAAGCGCTAGGGGTGAAGAATACAATTGAATTGTATTGTGAGCCAACCGGAATTTTCCCTCACAATCCAGAGCCATTGGAGAAGCATTTGGGGGATATTATGGCCAAAGTGAAAGAGACCAAAGCTGATGTGGGTTTGGTGGTGGATCCAGACGTAGATCGTCTAGCTCTTATTTGTGAAGATGGATCTATGTTCGGTGAAGAGTACACTTTGGTAGCCGTTGCAGATTACCTTCTTGGCAGAAGAAGTGGAGCGGCGGTGAGCAACCTAAGTTCTTCCAGAGCGTTGAGAGATATAGCCGAAAAGCACGGTGGGTCGTATTCCGCTTCAGCCGTGGGCGAAGTGAATGTTGTGACTGAAATGAAAGCCGTGAATGCTGTCATTGGCGGCGAAGGCAATGGCGGTATCATCTATCCAGAATTGCACTATGGTAGAGATTCCCTCGTGGGTATAGCACTCTTCCTTACACATCTGGCCAAAACAGGTATGAAGACTTCAGAATTGAGAGCTTCTTATCCTGATTATTTCATGGCTAAGGAAAAGATTGAACTCACTCCAGATCTAGATGTTGATGCCATCTTGGCTCAGGCCGCTGAAAGCTACTCTAACGAGGACGTAAGCACCATTGATGGCGTTAAGATCAACTTTGAAAAGAGCTGGGTACACTTGAGAAAATCCAATACAGAGCCGATCATCCGCGTGTATACCGAAGCACCTTCACTGGAGGAAGCGTCGGCATTGGCGCAACGCTTCATCAACGAGTTGTCGACTTTTGCGTCGTAA
- a CDS encoding Tex family protein, which yields MKSKIDIASEVLMLPKSRVESIVSLIEGGATLPFMARYRKEVTGGMDELELGRFIDEWKRLSDVDKRRTAIIKSLTERDLLTDELLENLNGTWDIARLEDIYLPFKPKRKSKADAAIELGLLPVAKQLMAQKNQDLETVVRRAMPNGVAYEDALSGASDIIAEWVNERIALRNSLRKSLERYGLIQSKKKRGVDENDAETQVFRDYLNFDEPIKRIPSHRFLAIERGVNKGVLSMSTLLDAQSVENAMEHYIVKGHGEVSDFVFAAAMEAWKRLLHPSLSTEVLAQLREKSQEAAIDVFETNLEPLLLQPPIGGVRTLAIDPGFRTGCKVVCLDEHGTLLHNENIYPHPPQKEWGAAQKKIKSLVGAYQIEAVAIGNGTAGRETEQLVKSIRFDRELRVFVVNEDGASIYSASKLAREEFPDKDVTVRGAVSIGRRLQDPLAELVKIEPQHIGVGQYQHDLDAKRLEERLGRVVEKCVNSVGIELNSASHTLLSHIAGIGPALSKSIVEYRTATGGFTSRKELLKVPRLGASAYEQAAGFLRVSESSEVLDHTGVHPERYTLVKQMAADAKVSIADLVKDKLLIDSIDLKKYVSSDVGLPTLQDIVSELKQPGRDPRGAAKVLEFANISTMADLNVGMELPGMVTNLTDFGAFVDIGIKENGLIHISRLKDGYVAHPSDVLSVQDHVLVRVEEVDEARKRIGLRLLAKQ from the coding sequence GTGAAGTCGAAGATTGATATAGCCTCGGAAGTGTTGATGCTTCCGAAATCACGAGTTGAGTCTATTGTTTCCTTGATTGAAGGTGGGGCTACGCTTCCCTTTATGGCGCGGTATCGGAAAGAGGTAACCGGAGGAATGGATGAACTTGAACTCGGTAGATTTATTGATGAATGGAAGCGATTGTCAGATGTAGACAAACGAAGAACGGCCATAATAAAGAGTTTGACCGAGCGAGATTTACTCACGGATGAGTTGCTCGAAAATCTGAATGGGACATGGGATATTGCTCGCTTAGAAGATATCTACCTTCCGTTTAAGCCCAAGCGCAAATCGAAAGCCGATGCTGCTATTGAATTGGGACTTTTGCCCGTTGCGAAGCAATTGATGGCTCAAAAGAATCAAGATTTAGAAACCGTGGTCAGACGCGCTATGCCGAATGGAGTGGCCTATGAAGATGCTCTCAGCGGTGCTTCTGATATCATTGCAGAATGGGTAAACGAGCGAATAGCCCTTCGAAATTCTCTCCGTAAATCATTGGAGAGATATGGGCTAATTCAATCGAAAAAGAAGAGAGGTGTTGATGAAAATGATGCAGAAACACAGGTCTTTCGCGATTACTTGAACTTCGATGAGCCCATTAAACGAATTCCATCCCACCGCTTTCTAGCTATAGAACGAGGAGTAAATAAGGGAGTTCTTTCAATGTCTACGCTGTTGGATGCACAATCGGTAGAAAATGCCATGGAGCACTACATCGTCAAAGGGCATGGTGAGGTGTCGGATTTCGTGTTTGCTGCGGCGATGGAAGCATGGAAAAGATTGCTTCATCCCAGCTTGTCGACGGAGGTTCTTGCTCAGTTGAGAGAGAAGTCGCAGGAAGCGGCAATTGATGTCTTCGAGACAAATTTGGAGCCCTTGCTATTACAACCGCCCATTGGAGGCGTTCGCACACTGGCTATTGATCCTGGTTTTAGAACAGGTTGTAAGGTGGTTTGTCTGGATGAACACGGTACGCTTTTGCACAACGAGAACATCTATCCACATCCTCCCCAGAAAGAATGGGGGGCTGCCCAAAAGAAAATCAAATCTTTGGTGGGGGCCTATCAAATTGAAGCCGTGGCTATCGGAAATGGAACTGCGGGCAGGGAGACTGAGCAATTGGTGAAATCCATCCGATTTGATCGCGAGTTGCGTGTATTTGTGGTGAATGAAGATGGAGCTTCTATCTACAGTGCTTCCAAGTTGGCGAGAGAGGAATTTCCAGATAAGGATGTGACAGTAAGGGGGGCCGTGAGTATCGGGCGCCGCTTGCAAGATCCTTTGGCTGAATTGGTGAAAATCGAACCCCAACACATTGGTGTGGGGCAATATCAACACGATTTGGATGCCAAACGACTAGAAGAAAGACTGGGGCGTGTGGTTGAAAAATGTGTAAACTCGGTAGGAATCGAATTGAACTCAGCTAGCCATACCTTGCTTTCTCACATCGCGGGTATTGGTCCCGCTCTTTCCAAATCCATTGTAGAGTATAGAACCGCAACCGGAGGCTTTACCTCTAGAAAAGAGCTTCTTAAAGTTCCGAGATTAGGGGCTTCAGCCTATGAGCAAGCCGCAGGATTTTTAAGAGTTTCAGAATCATCTGAAGTGTTGGATCACACCGGGGTTCACCCTGAGCGATATACATTGGTGAAGCAGATGGCTGCAGATGCCAAAGTTTCTATTGCGGATCTCGTTAAGGATAAATTGCTCATTGATTCTATCGACCTGAAAAAGTATGTGAGCAGTGATGTGGGCTTGCCAACGCTACAAGACATTGTGAGCGAATTGAAGCAGCCGGGGCGTGATCCTCGAGGAGCAGCTAAAGTGCTCGAGTTTGCCAATATTTCTACCATGGCTGATCTCAATGTGGGCATGGAATTGCCGGGTATGGTGACCAACTTAACTGACTTTGGAGCCTTTGTGGATATCGGAATTAAGGAAAATGGTCTGATCCATATTTCTAGATTGAAAGATGGCTATGTAGCCCATCCTAGCGATGTGCTCTCCGTTCAAGATCACGTTCTAGTGCGCGTGGAAGAAGTGGATGAAGCGAGAAAGCGCATCGGATTGCGATTGTTGGCAAAACAATAA
- a CDS encoding tetratricopeptide repeat protein yields the protein MFDSDQPDTEHLIQRFERMMKEENVRFFDVEEFEHITEYYLETGRYKKALHAIDLASSQHPHVASFPLKRAQYLVAMDKIELAERELDRAESLDPTNFEMLIARGTIASKQGLHSQAIRLFKSALENAEEPADIYPMIAAEYQSLGRFEEAVKFLKMAIYEFQDDELLLYNIAVCFDMLNNGEKAVEFFSQFIDSNPYNEIAWYHLGITYSKMNVFEKAIWALDYALVIDDSFTAAYYEKARVLERMGLFEEAAETLRASFESDEPTGYSYYRIGNCYRQLGKQDEALRAFKHAVQLDNELDEAYLELALIYLDQERFYESIHHIKKAVTLDSDNPDYYVIAADIYKRVGMMLEAEESYKSILRLGFHEPDIFIDYAELLLDLDQVEEAMKMLQEGLSFNPESNELYAVLAGYLFSVDEREEAFQILQDGMEVSPDVGEAIINYFPHLMDDHELNQVIKKFRP from the coding sequence ATGTTTGATTCAGATCAACCCGATACCGAGCATCTCATCCAGCGGTTCGAGCGAATGATGAAGGAAGAGAATGTTCGATTCTTCGATGTAGAAGAGTTTGAACATATCACGGAGTACTACCTTGAAACAGGACGTTACAAGAAAGCCCTCCATGCCATCGACCTCGCTTCGAGCCAACACCCGCATGTTGCGTCGTTTCCATTGAAACGGGCGCAATACCTCGTGGCTATGGATAAAATCGAACTTGCCGAACGTGAACTGGATCGAGCTGAATCTTTGGACCCTACCAATTTTGAGATGCTAATTGCTAGAGGGACCATCGCCTCGAAACAAGGTCTTCACTCGCAAGCCATCCGACTCTTTAAAAGTGCTTTGGAAAATGCGGAAGAACCTGCAGATATCTACCCGATGATTGCGGCAGAATACCAAAGCTTGGGCAGATTTGAAGAAGCGGTGAAGTTTCTCAAAATGGCTATCTACGAGTTCCAAGACGACGAACTCCTCCTTTATAACATCGCCGTTTGTTTCGATATGCTGAACAATGGTGAGAAGGCTGTGGAATTTTTCTCGCAGTTCATCGACAGTAATCCGTACAACGAAATTGCTTGGTACCATTTGGGTATCACCTATTCAAAGATGAATGTTTTTGAAAAGGCAATTTGGGCATTGGATTACGCTTTGGTGATTGACGACAGTTTTACAGCTGCCTATTATGAAAAGGCTCGCGTCCTAGAACGCATGGGACTTTTCGAAGAAGCGGCGGAAACACTTCGCGCATCGTTTGAATCGGATGAACCAACAGGATATAGCTACTATCGCATCGGTAACTGCTATCGTCAACTTGGCAAGCAAGATGAGGCCTTACGTGCCTTTAAACACGCGGTACAGCTCGACAATGAATTGGATGAAGCCTACTTGGAATTAGCGCTGATCTATTTGGATCAAGAGCGTTTTTACGAGAGTATTCATCACATCAAAAAGGCAGTTACGCTCGATTCTGACAACCCAGATTATTACGTGATAGCCGCTGATATCTACAAGCGCGTAGGTATGATGTTGGAAGCGGAAGAATCGTATAAATCCATCCTCCGACTCGGTTTTCATGAACCCGATATCTTTATTGATTACGCGGAACTCTTACTCGATCTAGATCAAGTGGAAGAAGCGATGAAGATGCTACAGGAAGGTTTATCCTTTAATCCTGAAAGTAATGAGCTTTACGCGGTTTTAGCAGGATACTTATTTTCGGTTGATGAGCGCGAAGAAGCCTTCCAAATTCTTCAAGACGGAATGGAAGTGAGTCCCGATGTTGGCGAAGCGATTATCAACTATTTCCCACATTTAATGGACGATCACGAGCTGAACCAAGTGATCAAAAAGTTCCGTCCATAA
- a CDS encoding BamA/TamA family outer membrane protein, with protein MNSSNRIVIAVLSLFSVVSLGQTEADQGPIPNKLYLSPLPVIGANPAFGFFYGGAASGSMYLGNTHTTNISNALLTATYSTKEQLMFTLKSNIYTADNGWFLMGDYRLFFSSQPTFGLGTGGQNLNLSGLNGEYANATLNDNVEAEPLDFNLIRFYETVTKSIYPNLYVGVGVHVDVFSEIEDGGLDLDSANPVLTNHFLYSKKYGFDPSQYSIIGASANVIYDSRDNISYPYQGEFAFVSWKYNPEFLGSDQNSSSLWLEYRKYISLSESNPRNILAFWSYANFTTSGRLPYMALPSIGWDQMGRSGRAYPQGRFRGDHMVYLEAEYRFPLPILESKPNLFGATVFANMTTASSSDNNVQLFDYIKPAGGVGLRIMLSEAARTNLTIDYGWGANGAGAFYLNLNEYF; from the coding sequence ATGAATAGTTCGAACCGAATCGTGATCGCCGTCTTATCGCTTTTCTCTGTAGTTTCACTAGGACAAACAGAAGCAGATCAAGGACCTATCCCGAATAAATTATACCTCTCTCCTCTCCCGGTAATTGGTGCTAATCCCGCATTTGGATTTTTCTATGGAGGTGCTGCATCAGGAAGTATGTACCTGGGAAATACCCACACAACGAACATTTCCAATGCGCTGCTAACTGCAACCTACTCCACCAAAGAACAACTAATGTTCACCTTGAAGTCGAATATTTATACAGCCGATAATGGGTGGTTCTTGATGGGGGATTATCGACTCTTCTTCTCGTCTCAGCCTACTTTTGGATTGGGTACCGGAGGACAAAACCTCAACTTGAGCGGTTTGAATGGAGAGTACGCAAATGCGACACTAAATGATAACGTGGAGGCTGAGCCTCTGGATTTCAACTTGATCCGCTTTTATGAAACCGTTACCAAGAGCATTTATCCCAATCTCTATGTTGGGGTTGGGGTTCATGTAGATGTGTTTAGTGAAATTGAAGACGGAGGTCTCGATCTAGATTCCGCAAATCCCGTACTCACAAATCACTTCTTGTACAGTAAAAAATATGGATTCGACCCTTCTCAATACTCCATTATTGGGGCATCGGCCAATGTGATTTATGACTCTAGAGACAACATCTCCTATCCGTATCAAGGGGAATTCGCCTTTGTCTCGTGGAAGTACAATCCAGAGTTTCTAGGAAGTGACCAAAACTCGAGTTCGCTTTGGTTGGAATACCGGAAATACATCAGTCTCAGTGAATCAAACCCTAGAAATATTCTCGCATTTTGGTCGTATGCGAATTTCACCACCTCTGGCCGACTCCCTTATATGGCTCTCCCTTCCATTGGTTGGGATCAAATGGGACGATCAGGAAGGGCCTACCCCCAAGGCCGTTTTAGAGGAGATCACATGGTCTATTTGGAAGCCGAATACCGTTTCCCTCTCCCTATCTTAGAATCGAAACCCAATCTATTTGGCGCCACGGTTTTTGCCAATATGACCACAGCCTCTTCTAGCGATAACAATGTGCAGCTCTTCGATTATATCAAACCTGCTGGTGGTGTTGGATTGCGCATTATGTTGTCGGAAGCCGCTCGCACCAACCTCACCATAGATTACGGTTGGGGAGCGAATGGTGCAGGTGCATTTTACTTGAATTTGAACGAGTACTTCTGA
- a CDS encoding BamA/TamA family outer membrane protein, producing MNIPWFIHPFNFAKPFAIALLLALFGVHSSVNAQESSGLKSGPTPYKLYLSPLPVIGSNPAYGFFFGAAASGSMYFGNPQTTSISNAFLSANYSTKNQLLLTLKSNAYTTNNSWYLIGDWRILISSQPTYGLGTGPQNLEGSDFGVGYENAELNENKREEPMKFDLYRFYESFNKRIRPGLYVGLGVYLDRFQNIVDQHLSTDTSAPVLTNHYMHSDKHGFNPEKYTINGLSLNFIYDSRDNQSYPYRGQFAHSSFRYNSELLGSDQNSSTWWLEYRAFIGLTKRDPRHVLAVWTYGNFTTSGTLPYMALPSLGWDQMSRSGRGYAQGHYRGDDMVYLEAEYRFPLPALWESKPHLFGATVFAHMTSASSDDNGIALFEYMKPGAGIGLRIMLDKEARTNLTLDYAWGADGFSGFYLNMNEYF from the coding sequence TTGAATATTCCGTGGTTCATCCACCCATTTAACTTCGCAAAACCATTTGCGATTGCTTTACTGTTGGCACTGTTCGGTGTCCATTCATCGGTTAACGCACAAGAGTCGAGTGGCCTAAAAAGTGGTCCAACTCCCTACAAGCTCTACTTATCTCCGTTGCCTGTTATTGGATCGAATCCTGCGTATGGTTTCTTCTTTGGAGCAGCAGCATCTGGGAGCATGTACTTTGGAAATCCACAAACCACGAGCATTTCCAATGCCTTTCTCTCTGCCAATTACTCGACCAAGAATCAGTTGCTTCTCACCTTGAAATCCAATGCGTACACGACCAACAATTCATGGTATCTCATTGGGGACTGGAGAATACTCATCTCCTCTCAACCTACCTATGGCCTAGGGACGGGTCCGCAAAATTTAGAGGGTTCTGATTTCGGGGTGGGGTATGAAAATGCCGAACTCAATGAAAACAAAAGAGAAGAACCGATGAAGTTTGACCTCTACCGGTTCTACGAATCTTTCAACAAGCGCATTCGTCCCGGCCTTTATGTGGGATTGGGCGTTTACCTCGATCGATTCCAGAACATCGTAGATCAACATTTATCCACCGACACCTCGGCTCCTGTGCTCACCAATCACTACATGCATAGCGACAAGCACGGATTCAACCCTGAAAAATACACCATCAATGGACTCTCACTAAATTTCATCTACGACTCTCGAGATAATCAATCGTACCCCTATCGTGGTCAGTTTGCTCACTCTTCGTTTCGATACAATTCAGAGTTGCTTGGCAGCGATCAAAACTCCAGTACATGGTGGTTGGAATACCGAGCGTTTATTGGACTTACCAAGCGAGATCCGAGACACGTGTTGGCCGTTTGGACTTACGGAAACTTCACCACCTCAGGTACGCTTCCGTACATGGCCTTACCTTCACTGGGATGGGACCAAATGAGTCGATCAGGAAGAGGGTATGCACAAGGACACTACCGAGGAGATGACATGGTGTATTTGGAAGCTGAATACAGATTTCCGTTACCAGCCCTTTGGGAGTCGAAGCCTCACTTATTTGGCGCAACGGTTTTTGCACACATGACTTCGGCATCTTCAGACGACAATGGCATTGCACTCTTTGAATACATGAAACCCGGTGCCGGAATAGGACTGCGAATCATGCTAGACAAAGAAGCGCGTACCAATTTAACGCTCGATTATGCTTGGGGTGCGGATGGATTCAGCGGATTCTACTTGAACATGAACGAGTATTTCTAA